One window of the Clupea harengus chromosome 20, Ch_v2.0.2, whole genome shotgun sequence genome contains the following:
- the LOC116217975 gene encoding NLR family CARD domain-containing protein 3-like has product MSGQGERSTASEMSRSKKHSDTESVTEKRSVSPTQSCVSMKSDDSKDFNPPNLREGELPSEQSVTEKRSVSPTQSCVSMKSGDSKDFDPPNFREGELPSEQSVTEKRSESPTQSCVSMRSDDSKDFDPPNFREGELPSEQSVTEKRSESPTQSCVSMKSGDSKDFDPPNFREGELPSEQSKLLTKHSNVHKETHEDLSSIFSDLEKKVMSFMKHELERFKKLLKKESTKYYDSEADDNYSAREGALDIALHFLKKMNHNDLADTLESIFAFVNRLKSHLKKNYEFVSEGIAVPGDRKLLEKIYTDLYITEGGIGAVNEEHEVRQIEKAAGSPGTQEKLIECNNIFQLLPGQDKPIRTVLTKGVAGVGKSISVQKFILDWVKGIANEDIELIFPLPFRELNLKNDKYSFMDILHQFFPDTKGLMFTKNKKSKVLFVFDGLDEYRHPLDFQKNEIWSDMTTPTSVDVLLTNLIKGNLLPSALIWITTRPAAASGIPPDCIDQVAEIRGFNDTQKEKYFRKRITDVKLADRVIEHIRHKESRSLYIMCHIPVFCWIAATVLQRILEETETTAVKEAKEETEVKEAKEAKDATEVKEATEKTASTDSKQQTLKTLTQMYSHFLIFQTRRKTEKYGETYDLDTKWDEKSIMALGHLAFKNLLQNNLIFCESDLTACGITVKDASVYSGMCTQIFKEDSGVFLGTAFCFVHLSIQEFFAALYAHMCIDKQQRNVFDNQDASSERESNTVIGLLKNAVDKALESDSGHLDLFLRFLLGLSLESNQKLLQGLLTQADISQSKEEIVRYIKEKFKENTSAERSINLFHCLNELNDKSLVEEIQNHMRSGSLSSAQLSPAQWSALVFVLLTSEEQMEEFDLKKFIRSDECLNRLLPVVKTATKALLSDCELTEKSCFDLATVLRSDRSILRELDLSNNKIQDSGVKQLTAGLEDTHCKLEKLKLNDSSITEEGCADLTSALTSNLSHLIELNLSGNKLGDSGVKQISALLKNSKYKLQKLLLSDCGITGEGYATLTSALKSNPSHLVELDLRGNDPGDYGVKLLTDLQNGPACKLNIRWQHFSKYT; this is encoded by the exons TGTCACAGAGAAGAGATCAGTGTCACctacacagagctgtgtgtccatgaagagtggtGACTCAAAAGACTTTGACCCCCCCaacttcagagagggagagctgcccTCTGAGCAAAG TGTCACAGAGAAGAGATCAGAGTCACctacacagagctgtgtgtccatgagaaGTGATGACTCAAAAGACTTCGATCCCCCCaacttcagagagggagagctgcccTCTGAGCAAAG TGTCACAGAGAAGAGATCAGAGTCACctacacagagctgtgtgtccatgaagagtggtGACTCAAAAGACTTTGACCCCCCCaacttcagagagggagagctgcccTCTGAGCAAAG TAAACTGCTGACGAAGCACAGCAATGTGCACAAGGAAACTCATGAAGATTTATCCTCCATCTTCTCT GATCTTGAGAAAAAAGTAATGTCATTTATGAAGCATGAGTTGGAAAGATTTAAGAAGCTTCTGAAGAAAGAAAGTACAAAATACTATGACAGTGAAGCAGACGACAACTACAGTGCCAGAGAGGGGGCTCTTGACATCGCACTGCACTTCCTGAAGAAGATGAACCACAATGACCTTGCAGATACTCTGGAGAGTA TATTTGCGTTCGTAAATAGA CTTAAATCACATCTGAAGAAGAACTACGAATTTGTATCTGAAGGAATAGCAGTGCCAGGGGACCGTAAACTCCTTGAAAAGATTTACACAGACCTTTACATCACAGAGGGCGGAATTGGTGCAGTCAATGAAGAACATGAAGTGAGACAAATTGAGAAAGCAGCTGGAAGTCCAGGAACACAAGAGAAACTGATTGAGTGCAACAATATCTTTCAACTATTACCTGGACAAGACAAGCCCATTAGAACTGTGCTTACAAAGGGAGTTGCCGGTGTGGGAAAATCCATTtctgtgcagaagttcattctggactgggtAAAAGGAATTGCAAATGAAGACATTGAGTTGATTTTTCCACTTCCTTTCCGGGAGCTGAACTTGAAGAACGACAAATACAGTTTCATGGACATTCTCCATCAATTTTTCCCTGACACGAAAGGATTGATGTTTACCAAAAATAAGAAGTCCAaagtcctgtttgtgtttgatggccTGGATGAATATCGTCATCCTCTTGATTTCCAGAAAAATGAGATCTGGTCTGACATGACCACACCAACCTCAGTGGATGTTCTTCTAACAAACCTCATCAAGGGtaatctgcttccctctgctctcataTGGATAACTACTaggccagcagcagccagtggCATCCCTCCTGACTGCATTGACCAGGTGGCCGAGATACGCGGGTTTAATgatacacagaaagagaagtaCTTCAGAAAGAGAATCACAGATGTGAAACTGGCTGACAGAGTCATAGAACACATCAGACACAAAGAATCAAGgagcctctacatcatgtgccacatccCAGTCTTCTGTTGGATCGCAGCTACTGTTCTTCAAAGAATATTGGAGGAAACAGAGACTACAGCGGTCAAGGAGGCTAAAGAAGAAACAGAGGTCAAAGAGGCTAAAGAAGCTAAAGATGCTACAGAGGTCAAAGAGGCTACAGAGAAAACAGCCAGTACTGACAGCAAACAGCAAACCTTGAAGACACTAACACAAATGTACTCACACTTTCTGATCTTTCAGACCAGACGAAAGACTGAGAAGTATGGTGAGACATATGATTTGGACACAAAGTGGGATGAAAAGAGCATTATGGCCCTGGGACATCTGGCTTTTAAAAACTTGTTACAAAACAATCTGATCTTCTGTGAAAGTGACCTGACAGCGTGTGGCATTACTGTGAAGGATGCATCTGTGTACTCAGGAATGTGCACACAGATCTTTAAAGAAGACTCGGGGGTGTTTCTTGGCACTGCGTTCTGCTTTGTACATCTGAGCATCCAGGAGTTTTTTGCAGCTttatatgcacacatgtgtatcgacaaacaacaaagaaatgtCTTTGACAACCAGGACGCATCATCGGAGAGAGAAAGTAACACAGTGATTGGATTGCTCAAGAATGCAGTGGACAAGGCTTTGGAAAGTGACAGTGGACACTTAGACCTTTTTCTCCGCTTTCTTCTCGGTCTCTCACTGGAGTCCAATCAGAAGCTCTTACAAGGTTTACTGACACAGGCAGACATCTCACAGAGCAAAGAGGAAATAGTCAGATACATCAAGGAGAAGTTCAAAGAGAATACTTCTGCCGAGAGATCCATCAATCTGTTCCACTGTCTAAATGAGCTGAATGACAAATCTCTGGTGGAGGAGATCCAAAACCACATGAGGTCTGGAAGTCTCTCTAGCGCCCAGCTCTCCCCCGCTCAGTGGTCAGCTCTGGTCTTTGTGTTGCTGACATCAGAAGAGCAGATGGAAGAGTTTGACCTAAAAAAGTTCATCAGGTCAGATGAATGTCTAAACAGACTCCTGCCAGTGGTCAAAACAGCCACAAAAGCATT GTTGTCTGACTGTGAATTAACAGAGAAGAGTTGCTTTGATCTAGCCACAGTTCTCAGATCAGATCGGTCCATTCTGAGAGAATTGGATCTGAGCAACAATAAAATACAGGATTCAGGAGTGAAGCAGCTGACTGCTGGACTGGAGGATACACattgtaaactggagaaactgaa GCTTAATGACAGCAGTATAACAGAAGAAGGCTGTGCTGATTTGACTTCAGCTCTGACATCGAACCTGTCACACCTGATAGAGCTGAATCTGAGTGGGAATAAactaggagactcaggagtgaagcagatATCTGCTCTACTGAAAAATTCAAAgtataaactacagaaactgcT ACTTTCTGACTGTGGTATAACAGGAGAGGGATATGCAACTCTGACTTCAGCCCtcaaatcaaacccctcacacctggtGGAGCTTGATCTGAGAGGGAACGACCCTGGAGACTATGGAGTGAAGCTCCTCACTGACTTACAGAATGGACCAGCCTGTAAACTAAATATCAGGTGGCAACATTTTTCCAAATACACCTAA